The DNA window CAGAATCTTCTACATGCAACAATAACGAAACTGTTAATACTAGCACTGAATTTGAAAGAGACTATGATTCGGCGGATGAAGAAGTTTCTGATTTGATTACGTCTTTGGAGTCGAGCCAACAAAATAtctctttattaaaatctagTAAGAGCTCGCCTGTCAAAACGCCAACGAATATTTCAAGCAATAGCTGCCACGATACGAATTTGACCAGTACTCCAAAGACATGTTCAAATGCACTCGATGAAACAAATTCGCAGACTATAACTAATATGGACAATACTATCtcgttgaataataataatatggaAAATCAATGCTTAAATAATAGTATTGAAAGCATAGATATCGGGAGTTTATTAGACAGCCCTCCCGAATCAGTAAATTCAAAAGAAAGAGggtatacttttattatttgtaatattacttttatttaataaaatttaatgtattaaaatttcgaaattacTGTTTCAGAACTTCGTCAATGGATGATTTAACATCATTAAACGATgcaaatgaaaatttaacgaatGCCAATTTTGCCAATTCCAAAGAAAATGttcctttaaataaaaacaaaaaaagtaaaatattggagcaatcaattttaaaaaccAAATCAAAGTTGAagcaaaaacaaattaaaatatgtaaaaaaccaaaaacgaaaagaaatctTAGTTTGGAGAATTCTAAAAAAGGTAAATccgttgtaatttattttaaaattattcgtcgacatatttattaatctatattaaataaaaaaattttcagataAGCAAAATATGTTAATGAAAAACGTAAATGAATGTATAAAGTTTATACGAAAGCAAGATCCTTTGAAATACAAAGACGTGACAAATACAGATTCAGATTTTTTAGGATTTCAATtaagcgataataaaaaatcaaaggaaaatattaataagaatgtAATACCAAAtgtcgaaaataatatatcgtcTTTAATAGACGATGTAACGATGAATGTTAACGATAACGCAACAGCTTTAATCGATGCCGAGTTTTCAGAGGTTTATAGTCCAAACTCTTTTGATGGTCCTACGGACATGTTATCTCCGCGCGAAAGTTTTTGTGACATTTGGTTTCAATCAGACTCGCCGCATTGCTTGTCGGTAAGTTGATTAGCAATTAATAAGATAGATAAAGAAAACTCTggttataaagtaataaaataaatcgcaattTTAGGAGAGTGTTAACAAGTGGCACGAAATGATGCAGCCTAAGTTGGACGACGCTGAAAAAAGATCGACGTTTTGCATTCGTGATTACGGATCTCGAATTATAAAGAGTTTGAAGACTAGTCGTAAACGAAGAGTTAGCTTCGATGAGATTATACAAAACGAAGGTTCTTGCGAGGTGGCCAGATATTTTCTGGCGTCATTAGACTTGGTaagaagaatatttttttgtgagAAGAAACgtgagtaattaatttttttttaattgttcacAGGCTTCAAAGTACAACATAAACATAAATGCAACAGAAAATCCTGAATACAATATAGAAATTGCTCTATGTGAAGATAGGCAATGTCCAAGTACTAGCGAAACTGATTCGCACGATTAACGATTAATTGCGTAATATAAGTTATAATTactgtaaataaatgtatatgcatatatatatatattatgtatattatacatgAAAATCGATTTACATGTACTTATGTAAATCCTAAGAAGACTCTGTACTGTGATATTATTCAGCTATCAAAAGGTCCACGAATCCTTTGATAAAAAGACCAATccattaaagtattaaatatttttttcacagaATACCGCCTCCTTATTTTTCCGCCCCGAGCGCCAAGCTACAATTACAGATTCATATGGAATAATAATTGCACGACTCATTGGAAATCTATACATCTCCCGTGAAGTACGGAGTCTCGATTTAACTACCGTCGAGCGGTAATTCGGCCGCTGGCCGAAGCTGTAACGAGGCgttacgcgagagagagaggctgTTACAGCGACTGTAGCGTAAAAtcgattctttttctcttcccttttttttaattaagactgGAACGCATCCCATTGACACGCGCTCGGGTGTAACTGTGGCGTCGAACAAAACGGAACGTGCATTCACGAACGTGCGGTGCCCCGGCTGTCGGCGCACACCACGAAGCCACGCATGTCCCACACGTGCAATGTATGACAATTGGCCGCGCTGTAATACACAGAGAAATGCTCACGCATGCGTCTCGTCGGAGCCGAGCCGACGACGGCACACCGGCTCACAGTTTATATATTAGTTTACATTAGGACAGACGGATACCGCAAACCGCCGTGTAAACTGTAATTTTCGATTACGCGACCGCGAGCGTGATTCCCGCACGCGCTGAGAGAACTACGGAGGCTGCGTCGCGCTGcatgtgtaaaattaaaaaaaagggaacatAAATCTTTAAGCATAAACTgtgagtattttattttttattttttttttttcagtggcAAGTGCTGCGAAAGGACGATTTGGAAAAGTTTacggaataaaagaaaaaaaaaaaaaagaaaaaaggaaattaacgTTAGATCGGTGATCGAGTGTTGCGGGCGAACGGCAGAGCGACGGAGGAGACGTGAACGTGCGACGCGCGGATGTTGCAGAAGTTTAATATATAGTCAATTCCGCTTGATAGTAACCAATCAGACGGCACAGATCTATGTGCTTCTCTTCCCCCGATCTCTCTTCTCCTGCGGTGCACCAGAGATATCCAATTGAAATAGTTGCGCTCTGCCGCGCGCCGCGTCTTCGTGCTAATATACACGTCGGCGTGTTGTCGCCTCGCACATTCGTGCAACGCACCCGCTTACGTTATTAACCAGAAATAATAACTCTAGTAAAACCGATCGAGtgacttaattaaataatttgaaaagtcCCAACCCTTTCTTTGTCTCACCCCCATCGACGCGTCTCTCTGGCTCGCTCggtcttaattaaaaaaaacaaaaaataaaaagaaaaaaaaaagagaaaagaaagaaagaaagaaatctaGAATTTCCATTAGCTTTTCAATTACTCACTTGCATTTTTGTTGAATTTACGGTAATTTGCCGCGATGCGAGAACGGTTTTTTTCAGGCGCGACTTTTCAGAGGAGTGAAACCACGTCTGTCAACATGAACAGCAAGAGTGCATTACTAGTTCAACGGTGGATGCTGCAGCCGCGCGTGTTGCTCGTTCTCATTTTGCTGCAATTTATCATTCAGTTTTTCGCGTCTGTCTATCTGTATAAGTACGTTACGAACGTGGAGAGCGATCTCCGTCGAATAAAAAGCCAGTACCAGCCGGAGGCGATTCCGCGACGAAGACGCAGCAGCGCGCTGCCGACCGCCGAAGACAATGCCGTTTCGGATTTGTCCAGCCgggtatgtatgtatatacacagCTGGGAAGAGTTCTTCGCAAAGATGAAGGAAATCAACACGAAtctaattttcatttttaaattctcgCTCTCTAAACGGAGAGAACtttttgacattttaaatTACCTCGTATTGATCCTCGCAACGAAAATAGAAGACGTTGCGATATATCAAAGTTTCATGCAATTATATCAGCCACACGAAATGAAGAACGtaggggggaggaaaaaaaagaagaaaattatttcaaaagttCGCGGACGAAAGAAATTTCGTTTTCTTAAATCCCCGGCGTTTAATTTTCTCGAGATCTCCTAAGCGCGGGAGCTTTGACTcccaatttaatttctcgaggGTATCTCAAATCTTCTCCCTTAATATCGCGGAATTGCTCGGGCCGCTCGGTTGCAGATCCGAGATGACAAGGAGATACAAGGTACAAAGAAGGTAACCGCCTCCCCGATGGTATCCGGCTCCGCGTCTTCGCCAACGGTGGCCGGAGGTCAGGACTGGGTCTGGTTTAACGCCGACACACGAATACAAGTCAGTTCTCAGTGATTGTTAGAACTAGTTACCTGTTTCGCGATACATCCTCTCTGAATACTCTCCTCAAACTTGCCGAGTGTTGTCGCGATGTTCCTCAACGAGTTCCACGACGAGCGTCTACATAGAACATCCCGTATGTAGAAGATACTCGGAGATAGCTCTGCTAAGTATCTGTTACACCCATTTTccctattaaaataatgatgcTGAAATAACGTCGTTAAAATAACGCCACTAAAATAACGATAACGCTCGTGCAAATATGGAcgcattacttttattaatttaacacgaATTGAACTTGATAAGAAAATTAAGCACCGCTTAAGGCcctgtttattttatttttaaaataaaaattattattcacgcgctactctttttttttttttattttaatattttatttaaacattcgAAAATAACTCAAGGCTCTAAAAGTATACAACTAAAATACTTGCGGAGAATCGGGTCGCGGAAATATTTCAACGCAGCAGAGACGTTCTGcgtttttagaaattttaatataagacAGACACTCACAGTTTTTATAACCAGATTGAATATTCTTCAGATTCGTTTATTTACGTTCCAGTACGATGTGATCGAGAAGTTTTGCCGTTCGTCCACGAAGTATTGTCCGTCTAGTCCGCCAGGATTACCTGGTGCGCCAGGAACTCCAGGTCCACCTGGAGAACCAGGCTTGCCGGGCATCCCGGGGATGGACGGCCCGAAAGGACCACCGGGTCATCCCGGTGCCAGAGGGTCTAAGGGTGACATCGGGCCACCAGGCTTTGACGGTAGGGATGGGGTACCCGGTGAACCCGGCTTGGACGGTATTCCCGGTAGAAGTGGCCTGGACGGCGTACCAGGAAGCAACGGCAAGCCGGGGATGAACGGACTGCCGGGGCTGCCCGGAAGAAACGGAACAGACGGTACGTAGAATTATTTCACAATGGTATATATTTCAATCGAAGGTTTAACGTGGCTAGAGACGCGAGtggcaaaaattaattagagacctttctttctttttaattattttggtttctcataaatattttcgtaattaaatattttataatgcttGTTAACAATAGTagtttatacattttattattcaattttatattaattaatattgaaacttTAACTTCgaacatttttaatgtttaatttatgttatgtCGCGGGCATGTAGCAAaatcacatttattttaa is part of the Cardiocondyla obscurior isolate alpha-2009 linkage group LG14, Cobs3.1, whole genome shotgun sequence genome and encodes:
- the LOC139108241 gene encoding rhoGEF domain-containing protein gxcJ-like, with product MVTIQDIGLQLTKPIKEIAQWNFPFSQTLEKYYSLFNNTCSRSFGEAGLVLQNSTAVYVHRLDSLWDKTEYCRNILTEHEEEEEAPKSPTKRRNRKNFENFSKFKTINFEEEVEKNIDIKKNVKHDFVKLKTRRFTQLEKGIAQHISIDIYDINGEVIGKKYDFRCNQSISMDGMLVDEFAPQDFYCSDVSTNALISESSTCNNNETVNTSTEFERDYDSADEEVSDLITSLESSQQNISLLKSSKSSPVKTPTNISSNSCHDTNLTSTPKTCSNALDETNSQTITNMDNTISLNNNNMENQCLNNSIESIDIGSLLDSPPESVNSKERGTSSMDDLTSLNDANENLTNANFANSKENVPLNKNKKSKILEQSILKTKSKLKQKQIKICKKPKTKRNLSLENSKKDKQNMLMKNVNECIKFIRKQDPLKYKDVTNTDSDFLGFQLSDNKKSKENINKNVIPNVENNISSLIDDVTMNVNDNATALIDAEFSEVYSPNSFDGPTDMLSPRESFCDIWFQSDSPHCLSESVNKWHEMMQPKLDDAEKRSTFCIRDYGSRIIKSLKTSRKRRVSFDEIIQNEGSCEVARYFLASLDLASKYNININATENPEYNIEIALCEDRQCPSTSETDSHD